From Natator depressus isolate rNatDep1 chromosome 7, rNatDep2.hap1, whole genome shotgun sequence, the proteins below share one genomic window:
- the ACY1 gene encoding aminoacylase-1: MDVMLPEGDPKRTGEKVRSQEPGEHPSVTLFREYLRIKTVQPEPNYDVAVRFLERIAADLGLGCQKVEVCPGRVVTIMTWQGTDPQLRSILLNSHTDVVPVFEEHWTHDPFEAFKDSQGNIYARGAQDMKCVSIQYIEAIRRLKAEGKRFPRTVHMTFVPDEEIGGSKGMELFVKRPEFQALNVGFVLDEGLANPTDAFTVFYGEKCAWWIKVKCEGNPGHGSRFIENTAAEKLNRVITSLLQFRESEKQRLKCDEHLTLGDVTCLNLTMLSGGVSFNVLPSELSATFDIRIPPTVNLQAFEEQLTAWCRAAGEGVTYKFYQKYMDQTVTCTEESDPWWKAFSGACRDMHMTLKHEIFPAATDSRFIRAAGHPALGFSPMNRTPVLLHDHNEYLNEQVFLRGIEIYACLLPSLASVPPLPVEG, translated from the exons ATGGACGTCATGCTGCCTGAGGGAGACCCTAAAAGGACAGGGGAGAAGGTCAGAAGCCAGGAGCCTGGAGAGCATCCTTCAGTCACACTCTTCCGAGAGTACCTGAGAATCAAGACAGTCCAGCCCGAGCCCAACTATG atgtgGCCGTGCGGTTCCTGGAGCGGATTGCAGCCGATCTTGGCCTGGGGTGTCAGAAAGTGGAG GTGTGCCCGGGCCGGGTTGTCACCATCATGACCTGGCAGGGCACGGACCCGCAGCTCCGCTCCATCCTGCTGAACTCACACACGGATGTCGTGCCGGTATTTGAG GAGCACTGGACCCACGATCCTTTCGAAGCCTTTAAGGACTCTCAGGGTAACATCTACGCCCGCGGGGCCCAGGATATGAAGTGTGTCTCCATCCA GTACATCGAGGCCATCCGGAGACTGAAGGCTGAGGGAAAGCGCTTCCCCCGAACGGTTCACATGACATTCGTGCCTG ACGAAGAGATCGGGGGCAGCAAGGGCATGGAGCTGTTTGTGAAGCGGCCCGAGTTCCAGGCTCTCAACGTCGGCTTCGTTCTGGATGAAG GCCTGGCCAACCCGACAGATGCCTTCACTGTATTCTACGGGGAGAAGTGCGCCTGGT GGATTAAAGTCAAGTGCGAGGGGAACCCAGGCCATGGATCCCGGTTCATTGAGAACACGGCTGCTGAGAAGTTG AACAGAGTGATCACCTCCCTCCTGCAGTTCAGAGAGAGCGAGAAGCAGAG actgaagtgtGATGAGCACCTCACCCTGGGTGACGTCACCTGCCTCAACCTGACCATGCTGAGTGGGGGCGTCTCCTTCAATGTCTTGCCCTCAGAGCTATCCGCCACCTTCGACATCCGCATCCCGCCCACTGTCAACTTGCAG gcaTTTGAGGAGCAGCTCACAGCCTGGTgccgggcagctggagagggtgTCACCTACAAGTTCTACCAG AAATACATGGATCAGACAGTGACCTGCACCGAGGAGTCCGACCCGTGGTGGAAGGCATTCAGTGGGGCCTGCAGAGACAT GCACATGACACTGAAGCACGAGATCTTCCCGGCCGCCACAGACAGCCGCTTTATCCGAGCA GCCGGTCACCCGGCCCTTGGCTTCTCCCCCATGAACCGGACCCCGGTGCTGCTGCACGACCACAACGAGTACCTCAACGAGCAGGTCTTCCTGCGGGGCATCGAGATCTAcgcctgcctcctcccctccttgGCCAGCGTCCCCCCTCTGCCGGTGGAGGGCTGA